The following proteins come from a genomic window of Thermoproteus sp.:
- the nucS gene encoding endonuclease NucS, producing the protein MQRLLEPDARDAAAFLNTYKKRGLIAIFCLCEGKYEGRAAAELPKAPYLVILKPDGSLLVHGAEKSTPLIWNPPGSSNMALVQDGALVLKSLRSKPAETVVLKVDKIYEVVLFDAGSLSVYLQGSERDVVQALVRKPEVIEPGFKVVGVEVPVETGHIDILGVDREGRYVVVEVKRDVADHHAVFQLKRYVETVSKTYGKARGILVAADITTSAFHYLREHGLEFIKIKPRELIEQLLNRSDF; encoded by the coding sequence ATGCAACGTCTGCTGGAGCCCGACGCCCGCGATGCAGCGGCGTTTTTAAATACATACAAAAAGAGGGGGCTCATCGCGATTTTCTGCCTCTGCGAGGGCAAATACGAGGGCAGAGCCGCCGCCGAGTTGCCGAAAGCTCCCTATCTGGTCATATTGAAGCCAGACGGGTCTCTGTTGGTCCACGGCGCCGAGAAGTCGACGCCGCTTATATGGAATCCGCCTGGCTCTTCCAACATGGCGTTGGTACAAGACGGAGCGCTCGTGCTTAAGTCTCTGAGGTCTAAACCTGCCGAGACCGTCGTCCTCAAGGTGGATAAGATCTATGAAGTCGTCCTCTTCGATGCGGGGAGCCTCTCAGTCTACCTCCAGGGGTCTGAACGTGACGTAGTCCAGGCGCTGGTAAGAAAGCCGGAGGTAATAGAGCCTGGGTTCAAAGTAGTGGGGGTGGAGGTGCCGGTAGAGACAGGACATATAGACATCTTGGGCGTAGATAGAGAAGGGAGATATGTAGTCGTTGAGGTTAAACGAGATGTCGCCGACCACCACGCGGTATTTCAGTTGAAGCGCTATGTAGAGACCGTCTCTAAGACGTATGGAAAGGCAAGAGGCATATTGGTAGCCGCCGATATAACCACATCAGCCTTTCACTATCTTAGAGAGCATGGCCTAGAGTTCATCAAGATAAAGCCAAGAGAGTTGATAGAACAACTTTTAAATAGGAGCGACTTCTAG
- a CDS encoding acetyl ornithine aminotransferase family protein: MPPKWHWPIDPDKVPLIKVEPPGPKALEVIKRDEAVLMQSFVRWYPLVIARGYGPVVEDVDGNLYIDYNAGIAVTATGHAHPKVVEAIRRQSELFLHYSLTDFYYEVAVRLAERLVSISPISGQKKVFFTNSGTESIEGLVKIARGYFKGQRPYIISFYGAFHGRTYASMSLSASKPIHRRAFSPMMPNVVHVPYPHPVHCPFKAKDPEECGQYALEFIEEWVFKRLVSPDEVAAVLIEPIQGEGGYVVPPVGFMRGLREITRDYGILLAVDEVQSGFGRTGRWFAIEHFGVEPDIIATAKAIASGLPMGAIIGRAEVMSLPKGSHANTFGGNPVAASAALATIEVIEEEGLLEHAYRLGEELKKIFVEEAGKKHDVRGLGLMIGIELLDEKKKPAKYLDEVLVKSFKRGLAVIGAGFSTVRVAPPLVIPRSLAIKGAEILLDVLKAY; this comes from the coding sequence ATGCCGCCCAAATGGCACTGGCCCATAGACCCCGACAAGGTCCCGCTCATTAAGGTGGAGCCGCCGGGGCCCAAGGCCCTTGAGGTCATCAAGCGGGACGAGGCCGTATTGATGCAGTCCTTCGTGAGGTGGTACCCTCTAGTCATCGCGAGGGGCTACGGCCCTGTGGTCGAAGACGTCGACGGGAACTTATATATCGACTATAACGCGGGCATAGCGGTAACCGCGACGGGCCATGCCCACCCCAAAGTCGTTGAGGCCATTCGGCGACAGTCCGAGCTGTTCCTCCACTACTCTCTGACCGATTTCTACTACGAGGTGGCAGTTAGGCTAGCCGAGAGGCTGGTCTCAATATCGCCCATATCGGGCCAGAAGAAGGTCTTCTTCACCAACAGCGGCACGGAGTCCATAGAGGGGCTCGTCAAGATAGCTAGGGGCTACTTCAAGGGCCAGAGACCCTACATAATTTCGTTCTACGGGGCTTTCCACGGCAGGACCTATGCCTCGATGTCGCTCTCTGCCTCCAAACCAATACACAGAAGGGCCTTCTCGCCTATGATGCCCAACGTGGTACATGTGCCGTATCCACACCCGGTCCACTGTCCCTTCAAGGCGAAAGACCCAGAGGAGTGCGGCCAATATGCGCTGGAGTTCATAGAGGAGTGGGTGTTTAAGAGGCTGGTGAGCCCTGACGAGGTCGCCGCTGTGCTGATAGAGCCCATACAGGGCGAGGGCGGATACGTGGTGCCCCCCGTGGGCTTCATGCGGGGGCTTAGGGAAATCACAAGGGACTACGGGATCTTGCTGGCCGTCGACGAAGTGCAAAGCGGCTTCGGGAGGACTGGGCGTTGGTTCGCCATAGAGCACTTCGGCGTGGAGCCCGACATAATAGCCACAGCCAAGGCCATTGCGTCTGGCCTCCCCATGGGGGCGATAATAGGCAGAGCTGAGGTGATGTCTCTACCTAAGGGCTCGCATGCCAATACCTTTGGCGGAAATCCGGTGGCGGCTTCAGCCGCCCTAGCTACCATCGAGGTGATAGAGGAGGAGGGCCTGTTGGAACATGCGTATCGCCTCGGCGAGGAGCTGAAAAAGATATTTGTAGAGGAGGCAGGCAAGAAGCACGACGTGAGGGGACTCGGGCTGATGATAGGCATAGAGCTTCTGGACGAAAAGAAGAAGCCCGCGAAGTACCTAGACGAGGTGTTAGTTAAAAGCTTTAAGCGCGGCCTCGCCGTAATAGGCGCCGGCTTCTCGACAGTTAGAGTCGCGCCTCCGCTAGTAATACCGCGGTCTCTTGCAATAAAAGGCGCCGAGATTCTCCTAGACGTTCTTAAGGCTTACTAG
- the sufC gene encoding Fe-S cluster assembly ATPase SufC — protein sequence MAALEARNLHVSVEGKKILKGVSLTVKSGEVVALMGPNGSGKSTLFQTIAGNPKYEVVDGDILLDGASIKGLAPEERFAKGIFVGFQSPIAVPEVRFAFLIQAMLNKKAGKKMGDVNPRLAEAYKLAAELGLKQDVFNRGIGAGFSGGEFKRAEVLLALMVKPAIAVLDEPDSGLDVDGMAAVSKALLRLVEGGTGVLISTHYARILKFLEPNRVYVMYDGRLVLEGGPDIVRKVEEAGYERLFKDFGVS from the coding sequence ATGGCCGCACTCGAGGCGAGAAACCTCCACGTGTCCGTTGAAGGCAAGAAGATACTTAAAGGTGTCTCTCTTACTGTCAAATCCGGTGAGGTGGTCGCGCTGATGGGGCCTAACGGCTCGGGGAAGTCCACATTGTTCCAGACGATAGCCGGTAATCCCAAATACGAGGTGGTTGACGGCGACATTCTGCTCGACGGCGCCTCGATAAAAGGACTCGCGCCTGAGGAGCGTTTCGCCAAGGGCATATTTGTGGGCTTCCAGTCGCCGATAGCCGTGCCCGAGGTACGATTCGCCTTTTTGATTCAAGCGATGTTAAACAAAAAGGCCGGCAAGAAGATGGGAGACGTTAACCCCAGATTGGCCGAGGCCTATAAGCTGGCCGCAGAGCTGGGCCTCAAACAAGATGTCTTCAATAGGGGCATTGGCGCCGGCTTTAGCGGCGGGGAGTTCAAGAGGGCGGAGGTCCTCCTAGCTCTCATGGTCAAGCCAGCCATAGCCGTATTAGACGAGCCCGATTCGGGCCTCGATGTGGACGGAATGGCGGCTGTCAGCAAGGCGCTTTTAAGACTCGTAGAGGGGGGCACTGGCGTTTTAATCTCGACTCACTACGCTAGGATATTAAAGTTCCTGGAGCCCAATAGAGTCTATGTGATGTATGACGGCAGGTTGGTGTTGGAGGGAGGGCCCGATATAGTTAGAAAGGTGGAGGAGGCGGGCTACGAGCGGCTGTTTAAGGACTTTGGAGTTTCCTAG